One window from the genome of Crassostrea angulata isolate pt1a10 chromosome 2, ASM2561291v2, whole genome shotgun sequence encodes:
- the LOC128173912 gene encoding uncharacterized protein LOC128173912, with product MALQRLENTEKRLMKNPEVRDSYSKTIEQYLEKGYIRKINQDDEKYGKWFLPHFPVIRPDKSTTKTRIVFNASAKHCGVSLNDMIQCGPKLQNELFDVLLRFRRNSVAIVCDIAEMYLRIKVPQDDRPYQQFLWRDVNMTEGKPDVYEFSSVVFGINSSPFQAQFVAQTHAETNRETYPMAAETVLKSTYMDDSMDSVSTEEDGVKLYSQLSALWEKAGMYARKWLSYSVGVLQHIPPEDVVPEVDLHDNSLPSVKTLGVLWKAKDDIFTFKASPIEDDFTYTKRNFLRKIAMLFDPLGFLGPYTIRAKVLLQEMWTAGLDWDDVLSEDLISKAEKWFRELTELSLIEVPKCLRLSNGEIISTYLHTFVDASQDAFGAVVYQRCIYDDGSVSVRLVTAKSKVAPLTAGSIPRLELMGAVLGLRLTLSVTSALEMDGDQCTFWTDSMNVLCWIKAQSRSF from the coding sequence ATGGCACTACAGCGTTTAGAGAACACTGAAAAGCGATTGATGAAGAACCCGGAAGTGAGAGATTCTTACTCAAAGACTATTGAACAGTATCTGGAAAAAGGATACATACGCAAGATTAACCAGGATGATGAAAAGTACGGAAAATGGTTTCTTCCACATTTTCCTGTCATCCGGCCAGATAAGAGCACAACAAAGACACGTATTGTGTTCAACGCATCAGCAAAGCATTGTGGTGTCTCATTAAATGACATGATTCAATGCGGACCAAAACttcaaaatgaactttttgATGTGTTACTAAGATTTAGAAGAAATAGTGTGGCAATAGTATGTGACATTGCAGAAATGTACTTAAGGATTAAGGTTCCACAGGATGATAGACCTTATCAACAATTTCTCTGGCGTGACGTTAATATGACTGAAGGGAAACCAGATGTGTACGAATTTAGCAGTGTTGTATTTGGAATAAATTCGTCGCCATTTCAAGCACAGTTTGTAGCACAGACCCATGCTGAGACTAACAGAGAAACTTACCCTATGGCAGCAGAGACTGTTTTGAAATCCACCTACATGGACGATAGTATGGATTCAGTATCTACCGAGGAAGATGGAGTCAAACTCTACAGTCAGCTATCAGCATTGTGGGAAAAGGCCGGCATGTATGCCAGGAAGTGGCTATCATACTCAGTGGGTGTACTGCAGCATATCCCACCAGAAGATGTTGTTCCCGAAGTTGACCTGCATGACAACAGCTTGCCATCCGTAAAAACTCTTGGTGTGCTATGGAAGGCCAAAGATGACATCTTCACATTCAAAGCAAGTCCAATAGAGGATGATTTTACTTACACAAAGCGGAACTTTCTACGGAAAATCGCAATGCTGTTTGACCCTTTGGGATTCCTAGGACCGTACACAATAAGAGCTAAAGTTCTTTTGCAAGAAATGTGGACTGCAGGTCTTGACTGGGATGATGTGTTGAGCGAAGACCTTATATCGAAAGCTGAGAAATGGTTTAGAGAATTGACTGAGCTATCGCTTATTGAAGTACCGAAATGTCTGCGTCTATCTAATGGTGAGATTATATCGACTTACCTTCATACCTTTGTTGATGCTTCCCAGGACGCGTTTGGAGCTGTAGTTTACCAGAGGTGTATTTATGACGATGGAAGTGTATCAGTCAGACTCGTGACAGCAAAATCCAAAGTAGCTCCACTTACCGCAGGCAGCATACCTAGACTGGAATTGATGGGTGCTGTATTGGGATTAAGGCTAACGCTTTCAGTGACAAGTGCTCTGGAGATGGATGGTGACCAATGCACGTTTTGGACGGACAGCATGAATGTGCTGTGCTGGATCAAGGCACAGAGTAGAAGTTTTTAG